From a region of the Daphnia pulicaria isolate SC F1-1A chromosome 1, SC_F0-13Bv2, whole genome shotgun sequence genome:
- the LOC124314658 gene encoding flocculation protein FLO11-like, which yields MLSSKLKSWMESHLTRKKSSGSNSKKSASGYHGGGGGTTTTSSSGSYKELSPADRIAHPASSLVNLVPAVPLCSTSGRSNAGLVIRLQNDFREQQHSSAQSPCHLVRHQQHHHHPSWTRSPVMLAWNTKIPPPTPTIPLKDPPISPPPSSSSSTIIQQSGEPSPTGSDWTSKSFADESGIGGSRTDNREGSLSSSSKANTTTGSSIGTADFPHHHHHHESRRMNAPSLSSPESAYSTGCSADGVSPSQDGMFDANFNQPLTASAALLLDPVWRRSTLEADASGSNSTSSTQSPRTRPAIRTNPWLPVRTSLTSAGSTTGSDRVSWMTDSTPEAALSEMCPPPVKETDIVASSSSSSQEEEDSDPVAAAMAACAANDELDQLCDSLQLLMDGDRLRVITASGAQPMKTTVAPLAATYHQSPAPDRRRWEATAVDVDDQYTLLIRQTEEILLQLEKDELLLASRKNLNQAEENELLHPAKSSSVLLHPAVVKGSNSNNNNNSRPCSASSASGLQPQRRRLRKTASSRRRCSSSSRNSALVYSSSSSSSSSESSDCEYLDSNNRRMLLATTSASDWNASRRPRSVNRNNSFSSSSKGITPRFASRQNVRVLPHPPQQQQQPLPVPARDCWILSSQRTSCSPDDWTTEHDRPPSPAPLDPHCHWSSVAHPSVQLRNSERMMTPTRSPSISSCSSNSRRNSRQFRDVRHQQQQRHHQSSSGPTSPAIRLDWDDDYHHQTTPTTTTNSSSCSTGGPAGRRWRQSMTREQQRLESQIAFLRRQLKDVTDDYYDYDARGGGPSASSTTSDSSSHRLK from the exons atgttgagcaGTAAGCTCAAATCGTGGATGGAATCTCATCTGACGCGGAAGAAATCATCCGGAAGCAATAGTAAGAAATCGGCTTCCGGATATcacggcggaggaggagggacgacgaccaccagcagcagtggCAGCTACAAGGAATTGTCGCCGGCTGATAGGATCGCTCATCCGGCTTCCAGTCTCGTCAATCTTGTTCCAGCTGTCCCGTTGTGCTCGACGAGCGGACGCAGTAACGCCGGATTGGTCATCCGCCTCCAAAACGATTTCagagagcagcagcactcgTCCGCCCAGTCGCCGTGTCATCTCGTCCGCCATcagcaacatcatcatcatccgtcATGGACTCGCAGTCCGGTCATGCTGGCCTGGAATACCAAAATTCCACCACCAACACCAACCATTCCACTCAAGGATCCGCCCATTTCTCCGCCTCCGTCGTCTTCCAGTTCCACCATAATTCAGCag AGCGGAGAACCTTCGCCGACTGGAAGCGACTGGACGTCCAAGAGCTTCGCGGATGAGAGCGGAATCGGCGGAAGCCGGACAGACAATCGAGAAGGATCGCTGTCGTCCAGCAGCAAGGCCAACACGACGACGGGCTCTTCCATCGGTACGGCGGATTTCccccaccatcatcatcatcacgagTCGAGGCGGATGAACGCTCCGTCGCTGTCGTCGCCGGAATCGGCTTACTCGACCGGATGTTCAGCCGATGGAGTCTCGCCAAGTCAGGACGGAATGTTCGATGCCAATTTCAACCAGCCGTTGACGGCCTCCGCCGCCCTGCTGCTCGATCCGGTTTGGAGGAGGTCGACGCTGGAAGCGGATGCGTCGGGATCCAATTCGACGTCGTCAACGCAATCGCCGAGAACGAGGCCGGCCATTCGCACCAATCCTTGGCTTCCGGTGCGAACCAGTTTGACGTCCGCAGGATCGACAACCGGATCCGATCGGGTCTCGTGGATGACCGACTCGACGCCGGAAGCGGCGCTATCCGAGATGTGTCCGCCGCCCGTCAAAGAAACGGATAtcgtggccagcagcagcagcagctcacagGAAGAAGAGGACAGCGATCCGGTAGCGGCGGCCATGGCCGCCTGTGCAGCCAACGACGAGCTGGACCAATTATGCGATTCGCTCCAGTTGCTAATGGATGGCGACCGTTTGCGAGTCATCACCGCCAGCGGCGCTCAGCCAATGAAAACGACGGTGGCGCCACTTGCGGCGACGTACCACCAGAGTCCGGCGCCGGATCGACGTCGTTGGGAGGCCACTGCAGTGGATGTCGACGATCAGTACACGCTCCTCATCCGGCAGACTGAAGAGATTCTACTTCAATTGGAAAAGGACGAATTGCTTCTTGCCAGCCGGAAGAATCTCAACCAGGCGGAAGAAAACGAGTTATTGCATCCTGCAAAGAGTAGCTCAGTGCTGCTTCATCCGGCTGTTGTCAAGGGTAGTAAcagcaacaataacaacaacagccgtCCGTGCTCTGCATCTTCCGCTTCCGGCTTGCAGCCCCAGCGGAGGCGGCTGAGGAAAACGGCGTCATCCAGGAGACGTTGCAGCAGTTCCAGCCGGAATAGCGCCCTCGtctactcttcttcttcctcttcttccagtTCGGAATCATCCGATTGCGAATATTTGGATAGCAACAACAGGCGGATGCTCTTGGCAACGACGTCGGCATCCGACTGGAACGCCAGTCGACGTCCCCGCAGCGTCAACCGgaataacagtttttcatccaGCAGCAAAGGAATCACCCCTCGTTTTGCCTCGCGCCAAAACGTTCGAGTGCTTCCGCATCcaccacagcaacaacaacaacctcttCCGGTTCCAGCTAGAGACTGCTGGATCCTCAGCAGCCAGCGGACGAGTTGTTCTCCAGACGACTGGACAACCGAACACGATCGGCCACCATCGCCGGCTCCGCTGGATCCCCATTGCCATTGGTCGTCCGTCGCTCACCCATCCGTCCAGTTGAGAAATTCCGAGCGGATGATGACACCTACCAGGTCGCCTTCCATCTCCAGTTGTAGCAGCAACAGCCGCCGGAATTCCAGACAGTTCAGGGACGTCcgccaccaacaacaacagcgtcACCACCAAAGTTCATCCGGCCCAACATCTCCGGCCATCCGTCTAGACTGGGACGATGATTACCATCACCAGACAAcgccaacgacgacgactaatAGTTCTTCATGTTCTACCGGTGGGCCGGCTGGCCGGCGCTGGCGCCAGTCCATGACGAGAGAACAGCAGCGTCTCGAATCTCAAATCGCCTTCCTCCGCCGCCAGTTGAAGGATGTCACCGACGATTATTACGACTACGACGCCAGGGGAGGGGGGCCATCAGCATCCAGCACCACTTCCGACTCGTCATCTCACCGTCTGAAATGA